The DNA sequence gATGAACCACAGGAATGGTTCACAGTGTGAGTTCACCTCATCTCCAATTCTGAGACAAATGGTGCGCCATGGAGAAGCAAGTTGGGGGCTTGTTTTACTCAAAGCAATGAGCTAAcacaaacagagaaaaaaagagaaaatcatgacACCACATAAtgcaataattctattttttcctttttctaatctTTGTCCATACAATGCATATTTTTACAGCCTTGTGCTCCTAGAGAATACATACTTTTACtttctgctttttcatttcaAGCTTCTCATGTTTCTACCTAGCTCACCATTACTATGTAATTCAACCTGCATAAAATTCTCTTGCATTCATGGATCCCTTTcttattgttttacttttaggTTGCTTCCAATTTGTTCAGCAGCAAAGGCTGTAGGGATTTCATCCTTGGAGCAGGCAGCTGCTTCTCAGACTCTGCAAGGTAGCGAGGGACAGAAACTTGCCTCTGCCCATAGAGGGCTGGCCCAGCTGTGGCGCCAGACCAAGCTGGTTAGTCAGATTCTCACTCTCAGAAATTTAGAGTTTTGGATCCCGCTGTCCTGGACAGTTCACAGCGGCATCATTCagaatagccccaaactggaaaccatTCTAATGTCCTTCAGTGGGTAGATGGTTAAGTCAACcatggaacactactcagcagCAGAAAGGAAGGGACTTTACACCTGCAACAATCCCAGTGGACCTCAGGGACATTACGCTGAATGGAAAGAGCTGATCTCAAAAGGATACAGACTGTTCTCGAAACAACGTAACTGTACAGACAGAGGGCAGACTGGTGATCACCTGCAGATAGGGACCtggaagggggtgggtgggtgcagCTCTCAGAGGGTAGCAGGCGGGAGTCTTGTGGTGATGGCAGAGTCAAGTTTCTTTATTGTGGGGGTGATTCCCTGAGACTACCCTGTGATAAAgttgcacagacacacacacacacacacacacacacacacgtacacacacgaCTGCATTTCtaactggtgaaatctgaataagaCCTTTGGTTTTTGTCAATGTTAATgtcctgggttgtttttttttttttaatttgacagagagatcccaagtaggcagagaggcaggtggagagagaggggggagcaggctccttgctgagcagagagcctgatgcggggctcgatcccaggaccccgaaatcatgacctgagccgaaggcagaggcttaacccactgagccacctagatgccccaatGTCCTGCTTTTGATGTTGTACCACGGTCATGCAAAACATTAGCACTGGGGGAGGCTGTGTGCATGTGCTGCTTGTTTACAACTTCCTAAGGAtctgtacttatttttttaaaaaatgcttaaatatgTGCCCAGTTAATTCTAGCTAGTCAATCAGCCTATCTCCTAGCACTGGACGATGCCTGTGACCTGTGGCTTGGATGTGGAGAATTTACAAGAAGAGCATCCAGCTGAAACAGCTCGCCTAGCTGCTGTTCAACGGTCTTGGGCGTGACAGAGACTTTGGTCCCAGGGATGACACTGGAGTGACCAACATACAAATGACTCTTGGACACTCTGAATCCAGAGATTTGTTTTGGGGCAAAGATGCTAAAGAAATGAAAGGGAGGGTGAGAAGCATGAGACAgtaggaaagaagaaacagaggaggagaaggggaagcggAGGTGGGGGAAACAGAGAAGGTGGCAGAGCCAGGGGTGGAAGCCAGGCGGGCGTGGGAGGCAGGGCTCCTGGGCTTCTGTACCTGCACGAAGGCTCCCAGTATCTTCCGGGCTTCCTGGTAGACCTTCTCTCCATCCCAGTGAGGGTTGAGTCTCTTTAGCTCAATTGCCAGCCGGTTGTGCTCTCGGAGAAAGAGGGTGTGGGAAGTGGCCAGCAAGATCTGCTCGGAGGCTCGGGAATCTCCTGAAAGCCCAGAAGGGAGGAAGGTTAGTTTCCCCAGAGCAGCCCCAGAACCCAGTAATCTGCGCAAAGAAATAGATGATAGTGCCCCCAATGGCCCTTCTCCTAAGCCCCTCCTTATAGTTAACCTAAGGGAAGTCAAGTGGAAAGGGATCAGGACGGGGAGTCACAGGTTTGAATCTCAGCTTCACACTCACAATTTTTAGCTGAGTcactttggacaagttactgaGCACTTCCAAGGCTCAGTCTGTGGGAGAATGGGGATAATAACGCTGACTGCACAAGAGTGTGCTAAAAACTACAGatgacattaaaaaggaaaattttgctGATTACAATCCCAACTGCCCTCTAAAATGGGGCAGTACAAATTAACAGAGGCTTTTTGGTGGAGCAACTTCGGACGTTTTAGGAATGCCAGTTTGAGGCCAGGAGCATGGATAGGGTCGAATTTCTCCGTGCAATAACGGGAGAAGAATCTAGAGATGGGGGCCtttgggagaaaggaaagaagggaggaatggAGGTGGGGACATAGTTAACTAGCAGAAGAGCAGGTGTTTCACAAGGGGACATTTTGTGTCCTCTAATCTTCAGGAAAAGTCTACTAAACTCACAAATGCTTGGTATGCACGAGTATTTTTATGGAAAACAGCAAAGGGTTCggttttgtatctggattgatgTGAGATATGTGTGAACATGGAATCCAAGAGGTCTACCCAAGAGATCTGGGCCTATGGACTGGCTTTCTGCCATGTCTGTCTGGGTGGGCAGTGGGTTTGTCCTGCAGAGTGGATTTTTGGAAGAGGAAAGGTCTCCAGAAGTCCAAGGCAGAGGGCCTGAGGGCATATCAGGAGGACATGAGCCCCCAGAATGAACAGAACTGGGGGGCTTTGGTTGTGGGCAGGTTGTATAGAGTGGGGACTTTGTGTTGAGTTtataaaaagccttaaaaataagcattcctagggtgcctgggtggctcagtcgttaagtgtctgccttgagctcaggtcatgatcccagggtcctgggattgagcgctgcatcaggctctctgctcagcagaaagcctgcttctccctctcccactccccctgcttgtgctccctctctcactgtgtctctctgtcaaataaataaaatatttttttaaaaaaataggcattCCTCTTAATCTAGAACCTCCTCCTCTAGCAAGTtatcttaataaaattattaaaaatgaggggcacctcgtggctcagtcagttaaatgtctgccttcagctcagatcatgatcccagggtcctgggatcgagccccacatggggcttcctgctcaacagggagtctgcttctccctttgtccctttcctccacttgtgctctgtctctctctaataaataaataaaatcttcaaaaaagtaaaaattaaaaaattttaaaaatgagtacaaAGATTCATCAACAGGGATGTTCATGACCTAAAAAACACCAATAAATCACAGAAAATCTAGAATTATTTAAATGCTTCCAAGTAGGgttgataaaagaaattatatgTCACGGAATACCAGGCAGCCAGTAAAAATCAAGCTGTAGAAGAATGATTAATGATGTGATATATTACATGAAGATATCAGGTTATAGAACATAACTGATTGTATAACCCCAATTATATAAAAACAGTGTAGAACTCTACCtatgattttttcaaaaaactctGGAAAGATGGGCACTAAAAATGTTAACAATCATTATTGGTGGGTGGCAGGGTTTTGTGGATTTTCTTATTTGTGCTTCtctgaactgattttttttttttttttcataatgagCACACGTTCTtaagatttgttttcttctgggCCCTTCTGCCACGCCTGAACCAGAGCCAGAAGCGGTGGCAACTTGgtgtgcgttttttttttttccagaaggcaCAGGAGAAGAGGCAGTGGCAAAGCCTCTTTGGAAGTGCCTAGTAGCCTCCTGAAGCTTTTTTGGTTTCTCTGCTCCCAGTCCTTGGGTCCCTCTGTTCCCAGCCTAGACTCACCTGCCAGGAAGCAGGGCACTCGGGCGGTGGCGTTGATGAACTCACAGGGGCTTGGCTTCTTGATGTCGAAGGGCAGATAAGCCAGCCCGTGGTCATAGAACTCCTGGTTCACAGCCATGAGGCCCAGTGGGCTGCTGAGGTTGCGAAGGCGGCTGGCCAGGCTGGGTTCGGGGCCATATACCAAGCTGGCGTCCAGGAAGGAGGTCAGAGCGTTGATCTGATCTCGAGCCAGGGACTGGTAAGGTGGAGTGGGGCAGACGAACCCAGCTCGGAAGAAAGGCATGCATTTTCCTTGAGTCTTCAGCTTGGGGTCATTGGGAGGGAACTGTGGAGAGATTGGAGTAGGTGACTGGGCAGAGCTGGCACAGCTGGAAACTGATAACCTCCCCCCAGGGCAGGTCTGGATGCGGCTGGCAAAGATGCTGACGGAGccctcctgggaccctgagaccagacaCTGGCTCCAGAAACCTCCTGCTGACATTGTACCTCCTGGGCCACAATGCCTTGAAGttctttacattcccaccatgtAAAATAGACTAAGGGGGATCATTCAATCTTTCATAGCAAAGGGTCCACATTTTTGGTGGAGAGGGAGTCCTGAGATCCCTGGACAGGGAAGCAAGACATGACCCAGGAAAGGCTCTCTTACTAATTATTACCAACAACagctaccatttatttattttggatctAACATGTGCTATGCATAATGCATACCTTTTCTCACTTCGGTCCTCAAAAAAGGTAAGGTAGATAATtcagtcccattttacaggtgagaaaatggaggctcagaaatGTTACGTAATTTGCCTAGGAACTTAGAAACCGGAAGGGATATATGGGATTCAGATCTAGATTGACCTCAGTCCGCAGCTCTTTATATCACAGCACATAACCTTGATTTGTTTGAGTGAATAAATCACTCTTATTTGTAAAATcacaaataagaagaaaatgggaCACCATGGCaagttcctctctcttcctgatgGAAAGCATCACGAATCCCGGCCCTGGCTCAGATTCACCCATCCAATCGCAGCTCTTTCTGGGAGCAGCCCTCCCAGACCCCACGGTGATTTACAGCAGTGTTCTACCAAATGAACTGTGTATCAAAAGCATCTCCCAGGGATCCTGGCATAATGTAGACTTTGTTTGAGCTTTAATAACCCTAGTAAGTCCCTAAGTGATGCCACTGCTTCCAGGCCAGACACGGAGACGACTCTCCCCAGAGCTCCCCCAATTTTGCCACTAGCGGTTACTTGCCCATTTCCCACACAGGTCTCAGTCTTTGAGGAAACGAGCAGTATTTGATTTCCCCAGTGCTTAGTGCACTGCCTGGCACGGAGTCGGTAATAATGTCTATTCATGGAATAAATGGAAGGTGAATGAACGGACGTGTGAGGTTTGGGAAGCCGTCAGATCAGCATTTGGCATCTATCCTGAGCCCCTGGCTGACCAGCTGGGAACGTCTTCCCTGTGGTCAGGGAGGTGAGAGGCTTGTCACTGACAGCCGTAGGGGCCTACCATGATGGGGAAGCAGTTGTCTCCCTGGATACAGTACTTGTCACACTGGGCTTTGGAGTACTCGCTGCTCCCTAGCTCGGTGTCGGGGGCAAAGTCCAGGTCATGGTCCACGATTTGACCCCACTGCATGAAGAGCAAGGATCTGTTTTGGTCCAGAACACCCTCCTCGTTCAGGTAGTCTACAATCTGGTTGGATACGTCTCGGGCctgcagatggagagagaagggcaggaagGATTGGAGGAGGAAGAGCTTTGAGGGGTCCAACTCAGCTATGGTTTACTGTGTACCTTCGGGCGCAACAGTGTGTACCTGTGTACCGTGTACCTTCTATCCCCACAGCAAGTTTGCAAAGTGGGTGGCATTACACTTGTCCTATAGGGGACGGCACCCAGTCCTGGAAAGGCCAGGCCAATCCCCAGCAGTCCTGCAGCTACCAAGGGGTGGGGACAGGACTGTGCACGGGTGTGTGTGACTTGATGGCTGGCAAGGCCAATGCCCTTTCCACGACGGAAGGGGAAAACACAGTCTCCTGCCGTCAGTGTCACTGAGGTGCCAGGTGTCTGGCAATAGGAGaggggctctggggaggggctgcCAACTCAGATGAGGCCAACAGATAGGACTTCCAGGCAAACAACAGCTGAAGCACaccaggggcgggggcggggtaaGCGCAGGCAGGATGGGGCAGGGAGGCCATCTGCCTGGGACACCCCAGGGCATCTGGCCTGTGGGGCCGCCGGGCCGCGACCACCGCGTGGCTGGGCCCCGGGCTCTGCTGCCCTCTCGTGGCACTTTGGGGGAACACCGCCGGGGAGCCCGTCCAAACCTCCATCTCCGCCGCCGCGGCCCCGCCTCGCACCCTCTACCCTCCCACCTCTTTCTCCTGGCATCCCGCGTGTGTTTGGGGGGCGCATCCCCTCCCCTCTGACTGCCCTCCCGTACCCTCCCGCTCGGGGCTCGCGCCCACCCCGGGTCCGCCCTCACCAGCGGGACGGGGAAGCCGTTCCGCGTCCTGCCCGGCGTCCACCCGAAGGGCAGGGAGAGCCCGTCCTCGTACTCGGCCGGCAGCCAGCGCGCCAGCGCCCTGTTGGCGGCGCCCAGCTCGGGGTTCCTCCTGAAACCGAGCAAGACCTGCGCTCAGCCCGTGGGGACCTGTGTGGGAGCGGAGGAAGCCTCCGCCCGCGGGAAAGGGGGCGCGGAGGAGACGCCTCTGACATGTGGGGTTTGGGAAGCTCGCCCACCCTGAGGGCGCGGGGCTGCGCTGCGGGTGGGATGCAGCGGTCTCCTTGGAGAAGACGGGAAGGTCGGGAGGGTTCCAACAGAACGGTTTCCGGTGGGCCGCAAGTCCAGGAGGGTAAGGTAAAGGGGGTTCTGCCAGGAACGCCCCAGCCGCCAAGGTCCCGGCTGGGTTGGGCAGGGCAGGCGGGCGGGGCTGGAGCGGGTCCTCTGGGCATGGCCATTGGGAggggccgccccccaccccggcctatgcccgccccccaccccggcccatGCCCGCTCACCTGTTATTACAGTCTCCTGTAATGGTTCGGTAAGGACTGTCCTCGTCACATTGCACCACCGGAACAGGGGCGTCACAGCCCACCTCCAAAGACAGTGCAGTCAAGTCCAGACTGGGGTCTGAAACAGAAGGGGCGCCAAAGCTGCtgagttctttctccattctggGGCACTGGGGGAAGGCAGGACACTGAAACCAGAGGTCAACTTACATTTCTTGGAATACAGGTCTATGTTCTACAGAAGTAATTCTTGGGTGGTTTCTGGTTCAATCCTGACAACTCGCTAAAGTAGAATTttaattcccattttgcagataagaaactGAGATCACAGTGCggaagagaccccccccccaggccAAACAGTTGATTGTGAAAGTTCCCAGAATTGTTAatgattctttgtttttatcaGCTCATTTGAAAAAACAGACCTTTCTTTTAGAATGAAAATGCCCCTGAGAGGTAGAGCACCATTAGTCTGAATTAGTTTGGTAAGACTGCTTTTCTtctaaaggggaaccctcctacactgttggtgggaatgcaagctggtgcagccactctggaaaactgcatggatgttcctcaaaaagttgaaaatagagctaccctacaacacagcaatcgcactactgggtgtttaccctaaagatacaaatgcagtgatccgaaaGGGCATGTGCactggaatgtttatagcagcaatatccacaatagccaaactatggaaagaactagatgtccatccacagatgaacggataaagaagatgtggtatatatatacaatggaatactatgcaggcatcaaaagaaatgaagacttgCCATTTGTGAAGAcagtggatggaactacagggtatcatgctgagcaaaataagtcaatcagagaaagacaattatcatacaatctccctgatttgaggaagttgagaggcaatgtggggggtttgggggtagggaaggaataaatgaaacaagatgggatcaggagggagacaaaccataagagactctcaaactcacaaaacaaactgagggttgctggggggaggcgggtagggagagggaggttgggttatggacattggggagggtatgtgctatggtgagtgctgtgaattgtgtaaacctggcggTTCACAGagctgtactcctggggctaataaatgactaaataaatgactaaataaatggctaataaatgactaaataaatgacTACAATAcctaaaaaacaagaacaaaaaaagactGCTTTTCTTCTAGAGCTTCACTGACATCTGAAGTACCAAGCAAGCAGGAATCTAGATGAGGAAGATGttgggacagggacagggaatTTTCAAGTGAGAAGCACGTTGGTCTTGGAAGGAGTAGCATGGTGTGGGGGCTTCAGGCATCCAAGGTGCAGATCGGAGGGAACTGCTAACCTAATGCAgcctgagaggcacctgggtagctgggTGGAAGGGAGGCAAGGGAACCTGGTTCTGTGGGGGCTTCGTCAGGGGGCCATCTGTGAAGGGTGGCGGGGGCTGGGGTTCAACCTGCCCCTCCTTTGGCGTCTCATAGTTTCAAAGTGATTGCTACTTCTCCCCACCTTgtcccagtttccttcttttggaaCTTTGGAATTTGCCCAAGTCCTAGGCCAGTTATCTTCCCGCACTTGATATTTTCTCAGGGAGAACCTACAGCCTCTTCCTCCGGTTGGGACCAAACCCCTTCCTCCATGACCCTCCATGAACTGTGACATTTGGTGGGGCGGGCCGGGGGGAGGCGGGGCGAGGGGTTGGAGGAGGTCACGATCAATCCATTACCTCATTGTTTCACCTTACCCCAAACAAGAGGGAAATCTCATCTCCTGTGACATAATCCCAGTAAATCCCCCTGATCAGGTGGCTTAAATGTCTCCTTTACAGGCTGTAGTGGTGGCACTGTGGTTTGGGACAGGGAGCCCATGTTTATTGACTTTAGAACTTCCTCTGGACAGAGGCTTACAGATGGCATTATACAAAGAGCATGAATGTCCCCTCATTTGGAGTTGGCAATGTGACCGTGCTGGGCCTGGGCTCCTTTCTCTGCAAAACACACCCCACACTGACATAGCTGtcttctctgtcccctcctcGCCCTGCAGGTCCATGACTCTGAGAAGGGAGAGCCGGGAGGGCCCCTCCTTGGAGGTGCTCCTAAGAGAGAATGCAGGTTTTGGTGGCTTCTGTTCTCTCCTACAGAGGGATGGCCCCTTGCTGCCATCAGAGGGTTAGTGGGTTTTCTGTACCTGTGGCATTGGTCAAGGCCGCTTTCTGCCTCAGTCTCTTTAAGGACTCCTCCCACACCTGCCCAATGCGGATGGCTGTGCGTGCCCGGCCTTTGGCATGCTTGAGGTACTCGGAGAGCTGTCGAGTGGTGGGTGCCTCGGAGCTCATGGCCTTCTTCAGCCTACGGCAGAGAGCAATGGGAGAGTCACGACCGGACCCCTCGAGTCAGACCCTGTAGAAGGGGCGTGAGGGGACGTGTGGGGATGTGGGCAGCACGCAGGAGACAAGCGCTCCCTgagttcttttctcattttcctttggaTGCCTCTGGAAAATCTCTTCTGGGAGGAGGAAGCTACAGTGTGTCTGGTTCTGAGAAAGGGCAGAGAGCTGGAGCTGAGCGCTTCCTGAATGAGAACCAGAGGGTTGTAGCTGTGCTGGCCGGGTCAGAATCAACTGGGGGAAACTTAAAAACACCCAGACCCACGATGTACGGGTTCAGACTGAGGAACTCCTGCCATGTGGCTGTGCGGACCGAGAATTCTAGAACGAGCAAACCTGTGGGCCTGAAGTTCTTCCCGTGGAAGCACCCCCAGTTCCATGTGGCCCTAGAGTCTGAGTGGAGTTTGTTCAGATGTGGGCTGTAGCACCCCACCTTTTGTGGACCATTTTTGGGGCAAGATGTTCAgtcttttattcttaatttccCGTGTGTAAAATGAGAAGCCCAAATCTCTGCTCCTAAGAAATTCATGACAACACAGAGATGACTGAGCGCAGGGTGGCGTCAGAAAAGTCCCTCCGTGAGAATCCACCAccccttccctgtgcctcagtctcctcaggTGGGAGAGGAAGGGTTCCATGAGAGGATGTCCGTGGCTCTGAGACAGAAATCTTGGAAGTGGCTCACATTCTCCAAAAGACAGCTCTGCTTTTGGGGGGACGGCTCACTAGCTCCAATACCTGGGCTGCCACTCATCAGGTTCTTAGCTATTCCAAGAGTGAGGGGCATGGTGTCTCCGCTGAGGGACTTCCTGGGCTAGCGGGAGAGGCACAAGGACAGCTGTGATAACGAGGCTCTCATCAGCAGGCCTACCCCTGACCAACTTCCCCCAACCTCAATAAAATAGGACCCAGGAAAAGAAACGAGGCTGTCTTGTGGTTGCTGTCTCAGGGACAGCATGGCCCAGTAGCCCAGAGTGCTGCCCTGTCCATCATGGTAACTGCCAGCCATGTGTGGCTATTTAaatggaacttcatcaaaatcaaggTGAATTCAGCTCCTCCCTggcactagccacattttaagtgctcagtagccaTGTGTGGTTAGTGGCTCCTGTACTGGATGTCCCAGATATAGAACATTGCATCATCCCAGAAAGTTCTAGCGACCAGCCCTGGCCTAGAGTTTGAGCTTAGGAAACAAGATTTGAATGTTTGGCTGTTTTGACTCTGTTTTGATGCctgccactttctagctgtgtgcctccgggcaagttactcaacctctctgtacCCAGCTTCTTTATCCCTAAATGAGGATAATGACAGTAACCTTAGGTCGAACCGTGCTATTTGATCATTTTGCCCTCAACAACAAGCTACTTGACATCGGTTGAGTTAGCACTGCATAGggttgtggggaggagggagcgtAAAGCTGGCATAGAATAAACAAACCCTCATGCATGTTAGCATCAGTGCTACCATCCTCATGAGCTAGGACCCaaagggacccccccccccataaacAAGGTGGGCTGCTCAGCCTTGTAGGGCTCTGCCTGGAAGGTCTCACGCAATGTTGTCCATGCTCCTTCACGCTTCCTCTGCCCTGAGTTGT is a window from the Neovison vison isolate M4711 chromosome 5, ASM_NN_V1, whole genome shotgun sequence genome containing:
- the LPO gene encoding lactoperoxidase, which encodes MDLTDAMRVLLHLPALLASLTLLQTAALAANAQTTTTAAISDAVSQVKVQVNKAFLESRTRLKKAMSSEAPTTRQLSEYLKHAKGRARTAIRIGQVWEESLKRLRQKAALTNATDPSLDLTALSLEVGCDAPVPVVQCDEDSPYRTITGDCNNRRNPELGAANRALARWLPAEYEDGLSLPFGWTPGRTRNGFPVPLARDVSNQIVDYLNEEGVLDQNRSLLFMQWGQIVDHDLDFAPDTELGSSEYSKAQCDKYCIQGDNCFPIMFPPNDPKLKTQGKCMPFFRAGFVCPTPPYQSLARDQINALTSFLDASLVYGPEPSLASRLRNLSSPLGLMAVNQEFYDHGLAYLPFDIKKPSPCEFINATARVPCFLAGDSRASEQILLATSHTLFLREHNRLAIELKRLNPHWDGEKVYQEARKILGAFVQIITFRDYLPIVLGEEMQKWIPPYQGYNKSADPRISNVFTFAFRFGHLEVPSTVSRLDENYQPWGPEAELPLHTLFFNTWRIVKDGGIDPLVRGLLAKKSKLLDQNKMMTRELRNKLFQPTHKIHGFDLAAINIQRGRDHGMPGYNSWRGFCDLPQPQTLKELNAVLKNRRLAKKLLDLYGTPDNIDIWVGGVAEPLVERGRVGSLLACLLGKQFQQIRDGDRFWWENPGVFTEKQRDSLQKMSFSRLVCDNTHITKVPRDPFQANSYPQGFVDCSAIDKLDLSPWASVEN